From the genome of Arvicola amphibius chromosome 9, mArvAmp1.2, whole genome shotgun sequence:
AACTGCTTATCTAGTGGTTTCCACATGACTTGTAGTAAAGGATTTGATGAGTGAACAAGAGAATGGTGTTTGAGTTCTGAcactgtatttatatatgtgcattttgATGCATGAACACATAAGCACATTTTTATATTAGATatgtaatttatatatgtatatatcatctaTTTCAacagaatacacacatatatgtataggcatatgatgtgggatttccctctgtatgtggttaatatctttggttaataaagaaactgacttgggcctgaacagagcagaatagaggtaggtggggaaaactaaactgaatgatgggagaaagaaggtggagtcaggagaagtcatgtagtcccaccagagacagatgccagacagaaccttgctggtaagccacagccatatggtgatacacagattaatagaaacgggttcaattaagatgtaagagctagtcaataagaaggtagagctaataagccaagtagtgattttaattagtacagtttctgggtggttattttgagtctgggcagctgggaacaaacaagcagcctcatgcAACAGGCATATGCATGCGTACACCATGTTTTAAACTAAAGTCATTGAGACTTAACAAAGTTGCTACCCCAGGATGCCAAAAATGGAGATTTAAACCCTGATTCCAGGTCACTGTCTCCAATACAGGTCTTATAAATTCGCCTCCATTATCACTTCTCCACTTCTATTCCATGCATGTAAAGTTACACAGGAAATGGGCCAATGTTTTATGAGTATCAACATTCTGATGCAGATATTTAcactctgactttttttttgcaTGATATGACCTATGTATTCCAGTCACTGGGTCGTGAAGCCATGTCactgaaattttaaattctgGCATCACCCTCTCCACCAAAATGATAGTCATCTCTGGACCATGCCTTGGGTCAGGACCACATGACTGTCATTTATAAATTGCATTGCATCATGGAATGCAAAAGCTGAGATCACCATATTCATTGCAGTGGTACATACCCAAGCTTCTGATGCCCTCCAGCCAAATGTCCTCACTTGGAAGTGAATCAGCATCTTCAAAGATACTTCCATGCAGCCAAGATTTAGAGGCTCTGAGgtccaggagagaagaaagagaacggtgggttctctttttctttctaaatattctgGGAAGAAATGAGAGCAGTGAGTAGCAGTCACCTCAGGTTGGAAACAATCCACTGGAAATGTGTTtaggaggcctcttgttggttcctggctgctcagccccaaaataatcacacagaaactatataatttaaatcactgcttggcccatgagctctagtttcttattggctaactcttacatcttaatttaacccatctccataatctgtgtattgccatgtggctgtagcttacctgttaaagttctggcatctgtctcccatAGGGCTATATAgtttctccctgattctgccttattcttcccagcattcagtttagctttccctgcctagctaagttctgccctgctataggtccaaagcagtttctttattcattaatggaaatcacagcaaacagaggggaatcccacatcagaaatgaTTTGATGTGCAGAGTAGGTCTACAACTCAAACCTATACACTCAATTAATTCTTCAAAAGTTTCTTACAGGTTACTGTGTTCTGGGGTTGTGAAGTTCCCCCAAAGTAATCACATCTTAAACCATATATCCACTGTAGAAAGGTTTGAATGTTGCAGAGCCAGAGCATTAATACAAATTATCTGAAGTTCTTAATAGTCCATTTATAGAAATTCATTGCCCATTATGTCTGTGACTATCCCTGAAAACCCACTGGAATCTGTTGACATAAAAGACCACTAATTCCACTGacccaaaagctaagaatgtAGGCTGATTGCGCCTGGGACCTAGAGTAGAGTTTCTCACTTGGTTGTGACCTACCTATGTAATGTTCCCTTTTGAAAACTGTCTTGATTtattgtgctggttggttttatgtcaacttgacacaagcaagataaagtcatcagagaggaaggaatgtcaattgagaaaatgtctatgTAAGCTTGGGCTATAAGCAAACTCatactaaatatattaaattattgatTTGGGAAGGCCTAGCCCATTATAGGTGGTGCTACCTCTAGGCTAGTTGTCCtgaattctataagaaaacaagctgagcaagccaagaggaaCAAGTCAGTGAACAGCATCTCTCCATCAGCTTCTTCTACCAGGTTCTTGTCCTGCTCTCTAGTCCTGTCTCTTTGacatggtgttttatctcagcaataagAGACCTAACTGGgacttttattattatcatttttttctcttactgcAAAATCTTCATGAATTAGAATGTAGAATTTGAGgaaacctaaatctgtgttcctgaaCCATGGTCAGCTTGATTCTAGAATAAGTGATTTCTTATCTCCTTTGAGATGAGAATTAAGTTTTCATTTCAACAGTTAAATACATACAACTGAAAGGATCTTGAAGTACTCAGAACAAAAGGACAGACTGCCATCCAAACCAAGGGAGATCTGAATCCCAGTAAAAACTCACAAGCATCCACCTGAGGAGACAGGTCTAAACCATTGGTCATTAAAGAGCCATACTGGTTATCAGCTCTGATCCAGATGACAGCTCTGGTGAAAAGTAGATCCATCTGGGGGTCCAGAGTTTTGGCATAATAACTATTGACATAAAACAACATCTCTCTTCTCAAAGGAgttaaaagatagtttattttgcAGCCAAGTATGAGTAATTGTGATTCAGGGGTATGAAATTTGGGGTGCTTAAGTCTGTGTTCCTGTgacatggtcactcatatttggatCCATAGTAAACTATTTCTAATCCcttttgaggtgagagctgtgtttaTAACATAAACAGGTCCTTGAATCTATGTCAACTTGTCAATAATTCTGAGGTAAAGATTAACATAAGTATACAAAGCGGTCGTGGTCTATGTTCTAGGAAGCTGACAGGGCACTGTAAATACACTGATGCCTCTAAGGAGCTCACCTGATGCGGGTTAGTTTTCTCAGTTCCCTGCACAGATAAACCCACATGATACCCAGATCAACCCTATGAGATAGTTACCACATTATCCCATTTCTGAGATTTGGAAAATGAGACCCAGACAGGTTATATGGTTTGGCTAAGGTCATCCAAACAGGAAATGACATAGATCGGAAGCAAATCTAATCAGTCTGACTCCACAGACAATGCTCCTAACCATCATATTATGTTGGAGGATACATGCTCTGAAGGATTATGTAGAAAATGCCCACAAAGAACTGGAATTGCCAGGATTATTGAGAATCAATGAAGCTTTCTGGGATGAGTAAACCATAAATTATATGAAAAGATTGttgaaaataaatgtctttcatATTGCGTCATGGTAAAACGTGAAAATGGAAAGATAGTAAAAAGTCTTGCATTTTTTCCTAGGGGAGCCTAGGGTTGAATGTTAGTGTAAAAGAAACCACAGGAGTGTGACTTGGGAAAAGAATGGGTAATGATGTAACTCAGTTTTTATTTCCAAACCACAAAGAATGACTTGGAGGATCAGGTAGATATTGAAAATTCATGACAGTATCACTTCTTGTCTACCTGTCTGGAATGTGTCAAGCCCTGTGCTGAACACATTATGTTAGTGAGAAACACGAAAGGGCTGATCCAGAACCAAGTAACACAGAGAGGAAATGAATGCTTTTATCATGGCAACATTCAGATCGGCATCTAGAATCAATCTCAGAAGATGCATTTTGAAGTGGCTTTCCCATAGTGTAAAGGTAGGTTAGAGCAAGTCGctgtgggttttatttgtttaatgtgtatggtgtgtgtgtgtgtgtgtgtgtgtgtgtgtgtgtgtgtgtgtaggccagagggcCTCCTTGAGTATCTTTCTCTATCACTCTCCATCctattgtttgagacaaggtctctattgaacctggagctttctGATTGGACTAGATGTTTGGTCAATGAATTCCATGATTGTATTTGTCTttgccttcccagctctgggattacagatgcacagtGCTGTGACTGGCTTCTGtgtggtgctagggatttgaGCTCATGTCCTTATGCTTGTATGCAAGGCATTTGACCCACTGAGACATTCCCTAAGTCCTAAGCCCTAATTATTCATGCTTCTCAATTAGgatattttatccttctttcttGTAGGAAACCCCTTCCTTAAACTATATCCTCACTAAGACTTTTGCATTTTCCCAATTGTCTGAGGGTTTCTCAAAATCCTTTGCCTGTGCCTTTCTTCAAGGCTCTCCATTTCCCACTTTAACAGGCAACCTAAGTCTTTTAGAATTCAAAACTTCCACCCCAGCAGGTGTATcacttcattttacttttatttgttttcatgttgGCTTCCCCTGCTTCCAATTCCTCTTTTATTCCCATACTCTTGGGCAGCAGTGAGCTGCTTATCAAGGTATGGATGAACGAACGGTGGGCAGAATGGCCCAAAGATGCCTTTTTCACAGTGTTCTCTACTTACCTAACTAAGTTCTCCTTGTACATAACACTGGTATGGGAGGGGTTCAGAGTGATGTGGCCCTCTGGGTCACAAAGGAAACTGTCCTCAGTCCAAATGTAGTAGCCATTGGTGAGGAGTCTGGGGCTTCTGCGACAGACATAGTGGGAGCCTGTCAGGGGGTCTATGGAGCAGCATTCAAAAGAACTCTCTCCATCCAAGAAGCCACAATCAAAGctaaaaaggcaaaaggaaaggtCTTTTAAGTCACTACCAAGTACTTAGAATCACACAAACCCCATAGGACCATCTAGACACCATGAAGGAAATTTCATTCTTCATAATAAAACTGCCAAATACTTCCTCGGCCCTTAGCAATGGTGCTCTTAACTTACAGGGCTTTGAACCACACAGCATttagttctttctgttttgaatttttggtgacaacattctggccagtcagcttcttcaCCTTATGATGGATTTACTACACACTTGATATTGGTCCATTCCTTTGAAAACATCACCAAACAGCCTTTTCTGGATGTTGGAAACATGctattttcctgtttatttcctgTACATCCTGAACAAAAATCTGTACACTGAAGGTTATTTAAGCCTCGAGTTTTATCaaagatgaaataatttcatgaacAGTTCTTAATACTGATATCTTGTATATTCTAAACATTCCAAACCAAACACGTTGGCTACTATTTATATGTGTTCGTGTTTTGAGTTTTTGAATTTTGGTGGGATTCTAACTgtcctaatttaattttttgttgctgtgttaaaCATTTGGACTAAAGGCAACTTGGGGATGAAAGAATTGATTTcatcttacaggttacagtccaacCTCACGGACTGACAAGACAGGAACTAGAATCAGAAACCTGAGGGAATGGAGCTTATTGTTTTACTTCCTCTAGTTTGCTCAACTAAttttcttacatagcccaggtcCACCTGTCTAGGGATAGCACCACTCAAAAAAGTAGCAAGTAAAAAAATGTTTCACAGGCATGGCCTTCGGTCAATCTCATTGAggctattctttggttgagaataatctaattaaaaacaaCTTGTAGACTTACTGGTGGTGCCAGGTTCTTACTTTAAATCACTGTTGAAAATACTGAACGGTACAAGTAGAGGGACCTGAGACTTTGGAAAGGCCAGAAATGACCTCTCTCCAGAGAGGCCTGGATGACTTCGTTTCAGCAtcatttttattcatcatttcctctttttgtagaaaagaaaaggaagacccCAGTAATAACAGCAGATAATAATTGTCCAAGATCTTAATGCTTCTGAGTGAGAGGTGAGTTACAAATTTCtattattgccgggcggtggtggcgcacgcctttaatcccagcactcgggaggcagaggcaggcggatctctgagttcgaggccagcctggtctacaagagatagttccaggacaggctctagaaactacagggaaaccctgtctcgaaaacccaaaaaaaaaaaattctattattatttttttgcctACTTATCTATGTTTCCCTCTCCATACTGTTTGCCTTTTCAAGAATTAGTGGAGATATCCATAATGCACTGGGCACTTGGGAACTACAGAGCTCTAGACCTGCATTTCTAGCTGCTCTCTAAGGGTCAATCTTTCACAATTACTATCAACGTCAGTTTCTCTAACCCTGGGCTTTCCTCCTTTCAAGTGTTCTtaagtttttctcttctttcttggctctccataaaaatggaaatattcttGCTATATCAACATACTTGTAAAAGAGTGTTCTCGGTAATACCAAATCTTTTCAGTGGTTAGCAAAACTACCTCTAGGTCTTGACTCTTACTTGAATTATACTAGAGCCATTCCAGAGGCTTATTGTCATTTAATAGGCTCTTTTCAATGGATTTCAGAAACCTACCTACACATACAACCAACAACTTGCTCAATTTCCCAAATACCAAGTCCTTTCTTGTCTTGAGAGATGACTAAACATGTCCTGGAAGAATTTTGATTTTTGGTGTTGATGAAGGGACAGACCCTACCATAGCCTATAAAAAGTTTGTGTAGTTATTCATCTATTGTAGGTTGTAAGTCATGTCTCATCCCCTCTTTCTATATTTCCCACAGACATTTCTAACTTTTGCAATTTAAAAACTCATGAACAATTAACATATGAGCTTGCTGTTAGcaatatattaattaatagaaattatttgttgaatggactggagagatggctcagagtttaagggcactggctactcttccagagatcctgagttcaatgcccagcaaccacatggcagctcacaaccatctataatgagactgGGTGtcctcttaataaataaataaatctttaaaaagaaaaagaaattattattgaAGTTGCACCATGTATATAGCCccgattttttttatatttgttctgcCCTTTGTAAATCTCTCTAAAAGGCAGGGATACTTAGCTATTTTACATAGCTTGCATACAGGGGAGTTATGGTATCCTAATTAAACTGACCCAACACAAATTCATATTTCTTCCTATGTACCCTTGGCTCACTTATATGGTAGTATCAGAAGACCTGATGTTTACAGGAAGGACAGATTCTAATATCAGTGTTAGATTCTCTTATCTTACAGGTACATTTCAGAAAACATTGGGGGAAAGCTCAACTAAAGCCtatggaaaggaaaacaaagattcCATTGCAGGGTAGAAGAAAACAATGGAATCAATTAGTGTGAGCAGAATATAAAATATGGCCAGCTTGCTGGTAAATACTCTGACCCTTGTAAAATGAAATGGGAAGACAAAAGTGGTttgaaagccaggcggtggtggcgcacgcctttaatcccagcactcgggaggcagaggcaggcggatctctgtgagttcgagaccagtctggtctacaagagctagttccaggacaggctccaaagccacagagaaaccctgtctcgaaaaaccaaaaaaaaaaaaaagtggtttgaatgggaatgatCCCCATAGACTCacacatttgaatgcttggtctccagttggtagaactgtttgagtaggattaggaggtgtgggcttgttaGTGGAGATGTGCCACTGAGGATTGGCTTTATTTAAGGTTTAAAAAGTCCATACCTGTTCCTGTTAGTTCTTTCTTTATCTGCCTCTTGCTTCTGGATCATACATAAGCTCTCAGTTGCTgctccagcactatgcctgccCGATTACTACCATGTTCCCCTCTATGATGGTCATGAACTATAACACTCTAGAATTGTAAAGCATCCATAAACaatttcttctataagttgtctttgTCATCGTGGTGCTTTATCATGGCAAAAGAAAGCAGTTAAGACACTAgcttaagaaacaaaaacttagTGATATCTAAGAATTCAATGTAGTTTTCCACCCAATAAAGAAATGATTGTAACTGCCTACATATTCAcgctaaaaaggaaaaataagtcatTCTTAGAGTAGACAAGTTTTTAGTTACTAATGCACAGAGTGGAAAATATATAGCCATGGTCCTTTTAAAGGAAGACAAAATAAGATGGGCAGGAAGGAAGTTTGATTTAACAGAGAAAAGCTCTGTGACATACCTTGGGAAAATGCATGTGGGGGACAGCTCTCCAGAATGTCCTTTGTGTGACCTGGTGGAATCTgtgtaaggaaaaaagaaagaaattttcaacATCTCACCAACATGTACGATCACGATTGGCCACAGTGGAGACCCATGAGCAGGTATGTCTAGATGTTCCAGTCTTAGCAAGAAGACAGCCATGTCATAGAGCAGTGTGAAAAgctagtttcagggaatccacCAACTTGTCACCTATTCCCTATGGGAAGCATAAAGCAATCGAGAAatttctgtcttctgtccttTCTCACACTCCACAGTCcttgaaaattttctttaaatcatgGCCACCAAACTGAGTTTatgaatggaaaagagaaagaaacttgtatgatgttgtaaaaaaaaaaaaatcaaaatccgTGGCTCAGTGTGTTTTTATGGTAGCTTACTCCACAAGCTGAGAAATTCAGTCCCTGGCCACGAGTTTTGTTATTTGTGCATTGTAGATTTCTACTACAGCAAACAGAAGGCATTGTTTGGGCGGagtataaaattttcattttgtgtgtgcaagtgtgtgtacaggtgtcttcctctattgctctctctAGACCTCATCAATTCTCCTAGAATGTCTCCCATCAGTACCAGGATTACAGGTACCATCACCCATCATACCCAGTCCTTTCTGTGGGCTATGTGAATCTGAATCCAGGCCTTTGCGCTTGCGTGGTGAACATGTCACATCACAGTGCTACATCCCCGGCCCTGgatctgattttgtttcttttagataTATGATTCTTAAAGGTTAGAAGCCTGTGAGATCTTCATTAAAGAAGAATTAAGTACAAACTCTGGCCTATGACAATTGGCTTCACCTGGAGGAGGGTTGCAGATTATTAATAGCCTAAGCTGTGCCACATAATTTTATAACAGGCACTGATGGTAGCAAGACTTCTAACAGCGGGGCTTAGTGAAACTTGGTTTTCTTACTGACAAATACTACTAAAAACAAATAAGGTAATTTAGACTTTCAGCTTGGACCTGTATTATGAGCAGAAAACTGTGggtgtgagagagggagagagagggggtgtaggcagaaaaaataagaggaaggaagaaactcaAAACCACTACCGTTTCAACAACGCCCTTATTTTCTGCAAGTAGCTATCAATCTTTCAGCATTTTTGTAGACAGTTTTGCATCTTAATTGTAGCCAGTAAACAGTCTCCTTTCACATTTATGCATAGGCATCTAAAaaaacagtcattttttttttctcctaaaaagaaaaaaaatgccacatttctctcaaggaaagaaatgaagtcaaAATCATTGCCAAAGCACACACTGGCATTTAAGAAACACAAGCTACTGACAGATGGCTAATGGTCTAAGTATCAGCAAAATCAAAGCAAGGAAATTGCTAAGAGGACTCTAATCATTCAAAGATAATTGCACAGAGCAGTTTCACATTTACTTGCTACTGGTGTCGACATCAGTTGAGAGACTCGGTACATCTTGAGAAGGCCGTTTGTTCAaacttcacagattttttttttctgcaaaagacgtttaaaaaaaagatggactatatattaaaaataggaaaatgatgCCAAAACAGATGGCATCTACTAATTGTACTAGTCAGATCTGTTTGCTGAAATGATAGAGAGACGAAAGATTGAAGACTGCAGACCAGATTGTGGGACTTCAATGAAGTGGTGCCTGCTTCAaagacttcaaattctatttttcattttctcattgcaTAAGGCTGAATATTCTGTAAATAGGGACCCCATTTTGGGAGGAACGCAATACTGACAAAGGTTGATTTGTCATCCAGATTAAATAGTGTGCCTTAATTAAGAAATCTGAAAGCGTGGCTGGTTCTGGAGTCCTTGAAACAAACTCATGTGTATTTAAAGCAGCCTGCAGAATGTAGCTTCATTATCAAGTTGCAGACAGTGCTTAGGGACTGGTGCCTGTCTTCTTTGCTCAACAACATGAACCATTGACAAGTGGCCGTGGAGAAGCCTGGTGCTTTTTGTGGTGGCTATCAGTTTGAACATTCCTAAACAGCATAAGCTACCCTGAGCTACAAATAGCACACCACCACCCAGATTACAAAGCTCCATTCCTGAAAACATATAATTTACTTTTCAATTGCAAAGTAAGCATACATCCAAGTGTACTCTTTATGTAAACTTTGATCAGTTACTTCTTATCACATAGTTCTATCTCCaggtggcgtgtgtgtgtgtgtgtgtgtgtgtgt
Proteins encoded in this window:
- the Tmem71 gene encoding transmembrane protein 71; the encoded protein is MYRVSQLMSTPVANSTRSHKGHSGELSPTCIFPSFDCGFLDGESSFECCSIDPLTGSHYVCRRSPRLLTNGYYIWTEDSFLCDPEGHITLNPSHTSVMYKENLVRIFRKKKRTHRSLSSLLDLRASKSWLHGSIFEDADSLPSEDIWLEGIRSLGSDLDCSSLSDGWESQKPITDTSEASSSGHILSQYLKESSKNSSLQPQMRTSGHFQKNISVHSKASLMHKISFQAVLLTVCLIISACARWFMGGELAGIFTCTVVVTTAYIAKPLFLSLARYFKATAWAKFDSP